A single Cellulomonas sp. SLBN-39 DNA region contains:
- a CDS encoding acetoin utilization protein AcuC yields the protein MTAAGATPGGGDARVHVVWSTEMLGYDFGPGHPMTSDRIDLTIALAAQLGLLDPAAAAVVSAAPASDALLTTVHEPAYVAAVHAASERGAVDLARGLGTEDDPVFAGMHEAAARVVAGTVAGALAVWEGRTPHAVNVGGGLHHAMAGAASGFCVYNDAAVAIREVLAAGARRVAYVDVDAHHGDGVQALFWDDPRVLTVSLHETGHALFPGTGYPSETGGRGAEGTAVNVALPSRTDDAGWLRAIDAVVPPVLREFAPDLLVTQHGCDTHRFDPLTSLRVSVDGQRVAADLLHDLAHEVCAGRWLALGGGGYAGVDVVPRTWAHLIGIAVHRPVDPAAQVPDEWVDAVLQRHGRLPVRRMTDGAPATFRPWSAGYDPADAVDRAVRATRAAVFPALGLDPEW from the coding sequence ATGACGGCTGCGGGGGCGACGCCCGGTGGGGGCGACGCGCGCGTGCACGTCGTCTGGTCCACGGAGATGCTCGGGTACGACTTCGGCCCGGGGCACCCCATGACGTCGGACCGCATCGACCTGACGATCGCGCTGGCCGCCCAGCTCGGCCTGCTCGACCCGGCCGCCGCGGCGGTCGTCAGCGCCGCGCCGGCGTCCGACGCGCTGCTGACCACGGTGCACGAGCCGGCGTACGTGGCGGCCGTGCACGCGGCGTCCGAGCGCGGCGCGGTCGACCTGGCCCGCGGACTGGGCACCGAGGACGACCCCGTGTTCGCGGGGATGCACGAGGCCGCCGCCCGGGTGGTCGCGGGCACGGTGGCGGGTGCGCTCGCCGTCTGGGAGGGCCGGACGCCGCACGCGGTGAACGTCGGCGGGGGTCTGCACCACGCCATGGCGGGGGCCGCCTCGGGGTTCTGCGTGTACAACGACGCCGCCGTCGCGATCCGCGAGGTGCTCGCGGCCGGTGCCCGGCGGGTCGCGTACGTCGACGTGGACGCCCACCACGGGGACGGCGTGCAGGCGCTGTTCTGGGACGACCCGCGCGTGCTGACGGTGTCGTTGCACGAGACCGGCCACGCCTTGTTCCCGGGCACCGGGTACCCGTCGGAGACCGGCGGGCGGGGGGCGGAGGGCACGGCCGTCAACGTCGCGCTGCCGTCGCGCACCGACGACGCCGGCTGGCTGCGGGCGATCGACGCCGTCGTGCCCCCGGTGCTGCGCGAGTTCGCCCCCGACCTGCTGGTGACCCAGCACGGGTGCGACACGCACCGGTTCGACCCGCTGACGTCGCTGCGGGTCTCGGTCGACGGGCAGCGGGTGGCCGCCGACCTCCTGCACGACCTGGCGCACGAGGTCTGCGCGGGGCGGTGGCTGGCGCTGGGCGGCGGCGGGTACGCGGGGGTCGACGTGGTGCCGCGCACGTGGGCGCACCTCATCGGGATCGCGGTGCACCGGCCGGTCGACCCTGCGGCGCAGGTGCCCGACGAGTGGGTCGACGCGGTGCTGCAGCGGCACGGACGGCTCCCCGTGCGACGGATGACCGACGGCGCCCCGGCGACGTTCCGGCCCTGGTCGGCGGGCTACGACCCGGCCGACGCGGTGGACCGTGCCGTGCGGGCCACGCGGGCGGCGGTGTTCCCGGCGCTGGGCCTCGACCCGGAGTGGTGA
- a CDS encoding carbohydrate ABC transporter permease yields MTTLPTLRRTPDGAVVRRRHGGAQGESRTTNWIIFVVLAVFAVAMIAPLAWMFTTALKTKGEVFALPPVLWPSVPQWDTFVRMWSEAPILTGFRNSFVVAASVTVVGSITSSIAAFALAKMRLPAKNAIFLGLLSGLMVPYPTIMIPQFVMFSRLHWVDTLLPLIVPLLFGNIIMIFFLRQYLETVPDSLVEAAKIDGASYWTIFWRMILPMIRPAIAAQFILWFMTIWNDYLGPILYLNTPSKQTLQVVIANLNVEFATQRDYPLIMAASFVALLPILVVFLVFQRQIIESVALTGSKA; encoded by the coding sequence ATGACCACCCTCCCCACCCTGCGCCGCACCCCCGACGGCGCCGTCGTCCGTCGCCGCCACGGCGGCGCCCAGGGCGAGTCCCGCACCACCAACTGGATCATCTTCGTCGTCCTGGCGGTGTTCGCGGTCGCCATGATCGCGCCGCTGGCCTGGATGTTCACGACCGCGCTGAAGACCAAGGGCGAGGTCTTCGCGCTGCCGCCCGTGCTGTGGCCGAGCGTCCCGCAGTGGGACACCTTCGTGCGCATGTGGTCCGAGGCGCCGATCCTCACCGGGTTCCGCAACAGCTTCGTGGTCGCCGCGTCGGTCACCGTCGTCGGCTCGATCACGTCCTCGATCGCCGCGTTCGCGCTGGCCAAGATGCGCCTGCCCGCCAAGAACGCGATCTTCCTCGGCCTGCTCTCGGGCCTGATGGTGCCGTACCCGACCATCATGATCCCGCAGTTCGTGATGTTCTCGCGGCTGCACTGGGTCGACACCCTGCTGCCGCTGATCGTGCCGCTGCTGTTCGGCAACATCATCATGATCTTCTTCCTGCGGCAGTACCTGGAGACCGTCCCGGACTCCCTGGTCGAGGCCGCGAAGATCGACGGCGCGTCGTACTGGACGATCTTCTGGCGGATGATCCTGCCGATGATCCGCCCCGCGATCGCGGCGCAGTTCATCCTCTGGTTCATGACGATCTGGAACGACTACCTCGGGCCGATCCTCTACCTGAACACGCCCAGCAAGCAGACCCTCCAGGTCGTGATCGCCAACCTCAACGTGGAGTTCGCCACCCAGCGCGACTACCCGCTGATCATGGCCGCGTCCTTCGTGGCCCTGCTGCCCATCCTCGTCGTGTTCCTCGTCTTCCAGCGGCAGATCATCGAGTCCGTCGCCCTGACCGGCAGCAAGGCCTGA
- a CDS encoding carbohydrate ABC transporter permease has translation MTEVAADTAPPTAPRASAARPTLRDRRARNRLHRVEHRWALAFVAPPVLGFLLFTLYPVGFAVYASLTSWNGLGPMRFVGLENYVTLLGDEYFRLSMFNTFFYMIGIPIGLVLALLLAIALNRKIPGRTAFRTIYYIPVISSLAAIAIVWQFAYNGDFGLVNQVLSWFGIQGPDWLQNTATVKPAIILMAVWKGLGYSMLLYLAAIQSVPASLYEAASLDGANAFQKLRSITLPMVRPVTFFLVVTNIIAGAQIFTEINIMTPTGGPEMSSASIVWYIVRKAFRYQQMGYATAMSIVLGILVFVITLIQFRLNRRNSFSIE, from the coding sequence ATGACCGAAGTCGCGGCCGACACGGCCCCGCCGACGGCGCCCCGCGCGAGCGCCGCCCGACCGACGCTGCGCGACCGACGCGCGCGCAACCGCCTGCACCGCGTCGAGCACCGGTGGGCCCTGGCCTTCGTCGCGCCGCCGGTCCTGGGCTTCCTGCTCTTCACGCTCTACCCCGTCGGCTTCGCGGTGTACGCCTCGCTGACCAGCTGGAACGGCCTGGGCCCCATGCGGTTCGTCGGCCTCGAGAACTACGTGACGCTGCTCGGCGACGAGTACTTCCGCCTGAGCATGTTCAACACGTTCTTCTACATGATCGGCATCCCGATCGGCCTCGTGCTGGCGCTGCTGCTCGCGATCGCGCTCAACCGCAAGATCCCCGGGCGCACGGCGTTCCGCACCATCTACTACATCCCCGTGATCTCCTCGCTCGCGGCCATCGCGATCGTGTGGCAGTTCGCGTACAACGGCGACTTCGGCCTGGTGAACCAGGTGCTGTCCTGGTTCGGCATCCAGGGCCCGGACTGGCTGCAGAACACCGCCACGGTCAAGCCCGCGATCATCCTCATGGCCGTCTGGAAGGGCCTGGGGTACTCGATGCTGCTGTACCTGGCCGCGATCCAGTCGGTGCCCGCCTCGCTCTACGAGGCCGCGTCGCTCGACGGCGCCAACGCGTTCCAGAAGCTGCGGTCGATCACGCTGCCCATGGTGCGCCCCGTGACGTTCTTCCTCGTCGTCACCAACATCATCGCCGGCGCGCAGATCTTCACCGAGATCAACATCATGACGCCGACCGGCGGGCCCGAGATGAGCTCCGCGTCGATCGTCTGGTACATCGTCCGCAAGGCGTTCCGCTACCAGCAGATGGGCTACGCCACGGCGATGTCGATCGTGCTGGGGATCCTCGTGTTCGTCATCACCCTGATCCAGTTCCGCCTCAACCGGCGCAACAGCTTCAGCATCGAGTGA
- a CDS encoding helix-turn-helix domain-containing protein yields the protein MSEAQGRPRFLTVNEVADLMRVSRMTVYRLVHSGELPAVRVGRSFRVPQDALDAYLRSSATGEPAGGERRSS from the coding sequence ATGAGCGAGGCACAGGGTCGTCCGCGGTTCCTCACCGTCAACGAGGTAGCCGACCTCATGCGGGTCTCGCGCATGACCGTGTACCGCCTCGTCCACTCCGGCGAGCTCCCGGCCGTGCGCGTCGGGCGGTCGTTCCGGGTCCCGCAGGACGCCCTCGACGCGTACCTGCGCAGCTCGGCCACCGGGGAGCCCGCGGGCGGGGAGCGGCGCTCGTCCTGA
- a CDS encoding YesL family protein, which yields MQDEPPGWAGRVMVWLRWVTHVVAVQLLLVLGTLAGGVVLGLLPSLDAAGRLLAALTAGTPSTHVWRDFWHAWRAGLRRLNLLGAPLWPAAALLVADAAVLETLDGAPAAALQAVLVIATAWLAVVLAWLPPVARRYDDTAPRTWRLLLLSPLLGPGTALGVLAVLVVWGLTLVVAPVLAPLVGVTAPLLATGWLVDVRLDRIDASR from the coding sequence GTGCAGGACGAACCCCCCGGCTGGGCCGGCCGCGTGATGGTGTGGCTGCGCTGGGTCACGCACGTCGTGGCCGTGCAGCTGCTGCTCGTGCTCGGGACCCTCGCCGGCGGCGTCGTGCTGGGCCTGCTGCCCTCCCTCGACGCCGCGGGGCGGCTGCTGGCCGCGCTGACCGCGGGCACCCCGTCCACGCACGTGTGGCGCGACTTCTGGCACGCCTGGCGGGCCGGTCTGCGCCGCCTCAACCTGCTCGGGGCGCCGCTGTGGCCCGCCGCAGCCCTCCTCGTGGCCGACGCGGCCGTGCTGGAGACGCTGGACGGCGCCCCCGCCGCCGCCCTGCAGGCCGTGCTGGTGATCGCCACGGCGTGGCTCGCGGTGGTCCTCGCCTGGCTGCCGCCGGTGGCGCGGCGCTACGACGACACCGCACCCCGCACGTGGCGCCTGCTGCTCCTGTCCCCGCTGCTGGGCCCGGGCACCGCGCTCGGCGTGCTGGCCGTGCTCGTCGTCTGGGGCCTCACCCTCGTCGTCGCCCCGGTGCTCGCGCCGCTCGTGGGCGTGACGGCGCCCCTGCTGGCCACCGGCTGGCTGGTCGACGTGCGGCTCGACCGCATCGACGCCTCCCGCTGA
- a CDS encoding 30S ribosomal protein bS22, producing MGSVIKKRRKRMAKKKHRKLLRKTRHQRRNKK from the coding sequence ATGGGCTCCGTCATCAAGAAGCGTCGCAAGCGCATGGCGAAGAAGAAGCACCGCAAGCTGCTGCGCAAGACGCGCCACCAGCGTCGCAACAAGAAGTGA
- a CDS encoding arabinan endo-1,5-alpha-L-arabinosidase has translation MTTTDPAPVLDTTGWGAEHTHDPTAVRDDDGTYWLFSTDACSDGPVRGGVQVRRSPDLVTWELHGWALPGVPPAAAAWTGAHGLWAPEVVRVGDEWRMYWSASSFGSRTSAIGLAVAPHPAGPWEDRGLVVTSTHPALPEGVSPHGDGSPNAIDANVVVDGDRHWLVYGSFFGGLHALELDPATGLVDGCRPGEPSPGPGVLLVRRPAAVEGAVEGPYVLPRPGGGWAMLASWDSLFTSYHLRAAVAPAVTGPWTDRTGLDLRTSVAEPPTPGTVVLAGHRLPGGPGLRAPGHASVLTEPARDGHPGRQLLVHHVRDDDAPERHRVQVRRLVWTRDGWPLVSPQPWAGDARETDDETAWPDDVAALAGTWELLEPGACPRTVQDARTGTLDLVDPAAHGSGRFSWRTADGAHVEAVVAPAWDAVRDRATTVVLALDERGRVTAGTRTPDA, from the coding sequence GTGACCACCACCGACCCGGCCCCGGTCCTGGACACCACGGGCTGGGGGGCCGAGCACACCCACGACCCGACCGCGGTGCGCGACGACGACGGCACGTACTGGCTGTTCTCGACCGACGCGTGCAGCGACGGCCCCGTCCGCGGCGGCGTCCAGGTGCGCCGCTCGCCAGACCTCGTGACCTGGGAGCTGCACGGCTGGGCGCTGCCCGGCGTGCCGCCCGCCGCGGCCGCGTGGACCGGCGCGCATGGCCTGTGGGCCCCCGAGGTCGTCCGCGTCGGCGACGAGTGGCGCATGTACTGGTCGGCGTCGTCGTTCGGCTCGCGGACCTCCGCCATCGGGCTCGCCGTCGCCCCGCACCCCGCGGGACCGTGGGAGGACCGCGGGCTCGTCGTCACCAGCACGCACCCCGCGCTGCCCGAGGGCGTCAGCCCGCACGGCGACGGCTCCCCCAACGCGATCGACGCGAACGTCGTCGTCGACGGCGACCGGCACTGGCTCGTGTACGGGTCGTTCTTCGGCGGGCTGCACGCCCTCGAGCTCGACCCGGCGACCGGCCTGGTCGACGGGTGCCGCCCCGGCGAGCCCAGCCCCGGTCCGGGCGTGCTGCTCGTGCGGCGGCCCGCCGCGGTCGAGGGCGCCGTGGAAGGGCCGTACGTGCTGCCGCGACCCGGCGGCGGGTGGGCGATGCTCGCGTCGTGGGACTCGCTGTTCACCAGCTACCACCTGCGCGCCGCCGTCGCCCCGGCCGTCACCGGTCCCTGGACCGACCGCACGGGCCTCGACCTGCGCACCTCCGTCGCCGAGCCCCCGACCCCGGGCACCGTCGTGCTGGCCGGTCACCGCCTGCCCGGCGGCCCCGGGCTGCGGGCGCCCGGCCACGCGTCCGTGCTCACCGAGCCGGCCCGCGACGGCCACCCCGGGCGCCAGCTCCTCGTGCACCACGTGCGCGACGACGACGCCCCCGAACGGCACCGCGTGCAGGTCCGGCGCCTCGTCTGGACCCGCGACGGGTGGCCCCTGGTCTCCCCGCAGCCGTGGGCGGGCGACGCCCGCGAGACCGACGACGAGACGGCATGGCCGGACGACGTCGCGGCCCTCGCCGGCACGTGGGAGCTGCTCGAGCCCGGCGCCTGCCCGCGCACCGTCCAGGACGCACGGACCGGCACCCTCGACCTCGTCGACCCCGCCGCGCACGGCTCCGGCCGCTTCAGCTGGCGCACCGCCGACGGCGCGCACGTCGAGGCCGTCGTCGCCCCCGCCTGGGACGCCGTGCGCGACCGGGCGACCACGGTCGTCCTCGCGCTCGACGAGCGCGGACGCGTCACCGCCGGCACCCGCACGCCGGACGCGTGA
- a CDS encoding LacI family DNA-binding transcriptional regulator, which yields MHDVAARAGVSIKTVSNVVNGYPYIRESTRTKVEEAIAELGYHVNVSARNLRRGRTGLIGLAVPELSLPYFAELADSVIRAAEERGVTVLIEQTGAVRERELEVLTGQRRMFTDGLIYSPLALGPDDVDALGVDYPMVLLGERIFGGPADHVTMSNVEAARAATAHLLSLGRRRIAVVGAHAGESVGSAALRVQGYRAALEDAGVPFDPALVGEAGLWHRATGAETMARLLDDGVEIDAVFGLNDALALGALHTLHARRVDVPGAIAVIGFDDVEETAYSSPTLSTVHPGREQIAATAVDLLLARIDAPEVDRPYQQVVADFSIVARESTLGQGAAPQVLPR from the coding sequence ATGCACGACGTGGCGGCGCGGGCCGGCGTGTCGATCAAGACCGTGTCCAACGTGGTCAACGGCTACCCGTACATCCGGGAGTCGACCCGCACCAAGGTCGAGGAGGCGATCGCCGAGCTCGGCTACCACGTCAACGTCTCGGCCCGGAACCTGCGCCGCGGGCGCACGGGCCTCATCGGCCTGGCGGTGCCGGAGCTGTCGCTGCCGTACTTCGCCGAGCTCGCGGACTCCGTGATCCGGGCGGCCGAGGAGCGTGGCGTCACGGTGCTCATCGAGCAGACGGGCGCCGTGCGCGAGCGCGAGCTCGAGGTGCTTACCGGCCAGCGGCGGATGTTCACCGACGGCCTGATCTACTCCCCGCTGGCCCTGGGCCCCGACGACGTCGACGCGCTGGGCGTGGACTACCCGATGGTGCTGCTCGGCGAGCGGATCTTCGGCGGCCCGGCGGACCACGTGACGATGAGCAACGTCGAGGCGGCGCGCGCCGCGACGGCGCACCTGCTGTCCCTCGGGCGGCGGCGCATCGCGGTGGTCGGGGCGCACGCGGGGGAGTCCGTGGGGTCGGCCGCGCTGCGCGTGCAGGGCTACCGGGCCGCGCTGGAGGACGCGGGGGTGCCCTTCGACCCCGCGCTGGTCGGGGAGGCCGGTCTGTGGCACCGGGCGACGGGTGCGGAGACGATGGCCCGGCTGCTCGACGACGGTGTCGAGATCGACGCCGTGTTCGGCCTCAACGACGCCCTCGCGCTCGGCGCCCTGCACACCCTGCACGCCCGGCGCGTGGACGTGCCGGGCGCGATCGCGGTGATCGGCTTCGACGACGTGGAGGAGACCGCGTACTCCTCGCCGACGCTGTCGACCGTGCACCCGGGCCGTGAGCAGATCGCCGCGACCGCCGTCGACCTGCTGCTCGCACGCATCGACGCGCCGGAGGTGGACCGCCCGTACCAGCAGGTCGTGGCGGACTTCTCGATCGTGGCGCGCGAGTCGACGCTCGGCCAGGGCGCCGCCCCGCAGGTCCTGCCCCGCTGA
- a CDS encoding glycoside hydrolase family 127 protein has protein sequence MTPSSPAPSHVPPAAPAPRASSDRRTTHPDGPCVPRADVGRLRPLPFDAVTLTTGGPLGTWQARNRSATLPHVLERLETSGVLDNLRVAAGLQGGTHRGFNFADTDLHKTLEALAWEAGRVPDDQPWEAFVTDAVALLAQAQRPDGYLDSHVQLTAPGEAFADLRWGHELYVLGHLLQAAVARARTTGRTDLLDVAVRFAALVDDRFGPDGEAGYCGHPEVETALVELYRLTGERRWLDLARRQVDLRGAGLLGEGPFPPVYHQDHVPVRQATEVGGHAVRQLYLLAGVADVAAETGEQELRDALVRLWDSAERTRTYVTGGLGAHHKDEAFGDAYELPPDRAYAETCAAIALVHWAWRMLLLTGEGRYADAVERALHNAVPAATSHDGRRFTYSNPLQLRTGHDGSSEYSPSERLDWFACACCPPNLARLAASLHAYVATASADGVQLHLYADADVRLDDGTVLGVRTAYPADGRVEVTADALVRPLALRVPGWADTARVRLEVDGRARPVEVVDGYVHVPASSAAPVRRVVLDLPVEPVALVAHPRVDAVRGCVAVRRGPVVLCLEHADLPDGVVLEDVAILPGTLEDAPGLPDLDVPVTVRARGVHVPSGDLPAWSPYGAAPPDPVEIELRLVPYHAWGNRGVGAMRVWVPLAPDPAVPAGLPGWAPDGRAAR, from the coding sequence GTGACACCGTCGTCGCCCGCACCGTCGCACGTCCCGCCGGCCGCCCCGGCCCCCCGGGCGTCGTCCGACCGCCGCACCACGCACCCCGACGGGCCCTGCGTGCCGCGCGCCGACGTCGGCCGGCTGCGCCCGCTGCCCTTCGACGCGGTGACCCTCACGACCGGCGGGCCGCTCGGCACCTGGCAGGCCCGCAACCGCTCGGCGACCCTGCCGCACGTCCTCGAGCGGCTCGAGACCTCCGGGGTCCTCGACAACCTCCGCGTCGCGGCGGGCCTGCAGGGCGGCACGCACCGGGGGTTCAACTTCGCCGACACGGACCTGCACAAGACGCTCGAGGCCCTCGCGTGGGAGGCCGGCCGCGTCCCCGACGACCAGCCGTGGGAGGCCTTCGTCACGGACGCCGTCGCGCTGCTCGCGCAGGCGCAGCGCCCCGACGGGTACCTGGACTCGCACGTGCAGCTCACCGCGCCCGGCGAGGCGTTCGCCGACCTGCGCTGGGGGCACGAGCTGTACGTCCTCGGGCACCTGCTGCAGGCCGCCGTCGCCCGCGCCCGCACCACCGGGCGGACCGACCTGCTGGACGTCGCGGTGCGCTTCGCCGCCCTCGTGGACGACCGGTTCGGGCCCGACGGCGAGGCCGGGTACTGCGGGCACCCCGAGGTCGAGACCGCCCTGGTCGAGCTCTACCGGCTCACGGGCGAGCGCCGCTGGCTCGACCTCGCCCGGCGGCAGGTCGACCTGCGCGGCGCGGGCCTGCTGGGCGAGGGGCCGTTCCCGCCGGTCTACCACCAGGACCACGTGCCGGTCCGGCAGGCCACGGAGGTCGGCGGGCACGCCGTGCGCCAGCTCTACCTGCTCGCGGGCGTCGCCGACGTCGCCGCCGAGACGGGGGAGCAGGAGCTGCGCGACGCGCTCGTACGCCTGTGGGACTCGGCCGAGCGCACCCGCACGTACGTGACCGGCGGGCTGGGTGCGCACCACAAGGACGAGGCGTTCGGGGACGCGTACGAGCTGCCCCCGGACCGGGCGTACGCCGAGACGTGCGCGGCGATCGCGCTGGTGCACTGGGCGTGGCGCATGCTGCTGCTCACCGGCGAGGGGCGGTACGCCGACGCCGTGGAGCGCGCGCTGCACAACGCGGTGCCGGCGGCGACGTCGCACGACGGGAGGCGGTTCACGTACTCCAACCCGCTGCAGCTGCGCACGGGGCACGACGGGTCGAGCGAGTACTCCCCGTCCGAGCGCCTCGACTGGTTCGCGTGCGCGTGCTGCCCGCCGAACCTCGCGCGGCTCGCGGCCTCGCTGCACGCGTACGTGGCGACCGCCTCCGCGGATGGTGTGCAGCTGCACCTGTACGCCGACGCCGACGTGCGCCTGGACGACGGGACCGTGCTGGGCGTGCGCACCGCGTACCCCGCGGACGGGCGCGTGGAGGTCACGGCCGACGCGCTGGTGCGGCCGCTCGCGCTGCGTGTGCCCGGCTGGGCCGACACCGCGCGCGTGCGCCTCGAGGTCGACGGGCGGGCCCGCCCGGTCGAGGTCGTCGACGGGTACGTGCACGTGCCGGCCTCGTCCGCGGCACCGGTCCGGCGCGTGGTGCTGGACCTGCCGGTCGAGCCGGTCGCCCTCGTCGCCCACCCGCGGGTCGACGCGGTGCGGGGCTGCGTGGCGGTGCGGCGGGGACCGGTGGTCCTGTGCCTGGAGCACGCGGACCTGCCCGACGGGGTCGTGCTGGAGGACGTCGCGATCCTGCCCGGGACGCTCGAGGACGCCCCGGGACTGCCCGACCTCGACGTCCCGGTGACGGTGCGTGCGCGCGGCGTCCACGTGCCGTCGGGCGACCTGCCCGCGTGGTCCCCGTACGGCGCCGCGCCGCCCGACCCGGTCGAGATCGAGCTGCGCCTCGTGCCCTACCACGCGTGGGGCAACCGCGGCGTCGGCGCGATGCGGGTGTGGGTGCCCCTCGCGCCCGACCCCGCCGTGCCCGCCGGTCTGCCAGGCTGGGCCCCGGACGGGCGGGCCGCGCGATGA
- a CDS encoding TrkH family potassium uptake protein, translated as MAAGPGLLWRAREYVDRSARQSPARLALGVFALVIVLVTALLQAPWATASGVRAPLVDSLFTATSATTVTGLVVVPTGSYWSIWGLVVILVAIKVGGLGVMTLASLLGMAVSRRIGLTQRLLVSSETKVTRLGEVGSLVRTVILTSTALEVVIALVLFPRLLLHGGDPGTAAWHAVFYAVSAFNNAGFVPTVEGLEPFVSDWWMLLPIIVGVFIGSLGFPVILSVLAHLRSPRRWTLHAKLTITTSLGLLVFGSVVVAAFEWTNPGTFAPLDAGGTALAALFAGVMPRSGGFSTVDVGQMHEGTWLMLDALMFVGGGSASTAGGMKVTTLAVMLLAIVAEARGDKDVEAFGRRIPREALQVAIAVAFVSATFVLVSSLLLLAMTGLTLDVILFEVISAFATCGLSTGITATLPDPAKYVLVALMFVGRTGTMTLAAALALRNRRRVIRYPEERPIIG; from the coding sequence ATGGCGGCAGGACCGGGCCTGCTGTGGCGCGCCCGCGAGTACGTGGACCGCTCCGCCCGCCAGTCCCCCGCACGGCTCGCCCTCGGGGTGTTCGCGCTGGTCATCGTCCTGGTGACCGCGCTCCTGCAGGCACCCTGGGCCACCGCGTCGGGCGTGCGTGCGCCGCTCGTCGACTCGCTGTTCACGGCGACGTCGGCCACGACCGTCACCGGGCTGGTCGTGGTCCCCACCGGCTCGTACTGGTCGATCTGGGGCCTGGTCGTCATCCTCGTGGCCATCAAGGTCGGCGGGCTCGGCGTGATGACGCTCGCGTCGCTGCTGGGCATGGCCGTCTCGCGCCGCATCGGCCTGACGCAGCGGCTGCTCGTGTCGTCGGAGACCAAGGTGACCCGCCTCGGCGAGGTCGGCTCGCTCGTGCGCACCGTCATCCTCACGTCGACGGCCCTCGAGGTCGTCATCGCGCTCGTGCTGTTCCCGCGCCTGCTGCTGCACGGGGGCGACCCCGGCACGGCGGCCTGGCACGCGGTGTTCTACGCGGTCTCCGCCTTCAACAACGCCGGCTTCGTTCCCACCGTCGAGGGCCTGGAGCCGTTCGTCTCCGACTGGTGGATGCTGCTGCCGATCATCGTCGGCGTCTTCATCGGCTCCCTGGGCTTCCCCGTGATCCTCAGCGTCCTGGCGCACCTGCGGTCCCCGCGCCGGTGGACGCTGCACGCCAAGCTGACGATCACGACCAGCCTGGGCCTGCTCGTGTTCGGCTCGGTCGTCGTGGCCGCCTTCGAGTGGACCAACCCCGGCACGTTCGCCCCGCTCGACGCCGGCGGGACGGCCCTCGCGGCGCTCTTCGCGGGCGTGATGCCACGCTCGGGCGGCTTCTCCACGGTCGACGTCGGCCAGATGCACGAGGGCACCTGGCTGATGCTCGACGCCCTGATGTTCGTCGGCGGCGGCTCCGCGTCGACCGCCGGCGGCATGAAGGTGACGACGCTCGCGGTGATGCTGCTGGCCATCGTCGCGGAGGCCCGCGGCGACAAGGATGTCGAGGCCTTCGGCCGGCGGATCCCGCGCGAGGCGCTGCAGGTCGCGATCGCCGTCGCGTTCGTCTCGGCGACGTTCGTGCTCGTGTCGTCGCTGCTGCTGCTCGCGATGACGGGGCTCACGCTCGACGTCATCCTGTTCGAGGTGATCTCCGCGTTCGCCACCTGCGGGTTGTCGACCGGGATCACCGCCACCCTGCCCGACCCCGCGAAGTACGTGCTCGTCGCGCTCATGTTCGTCGGCCGGACCGGCACGATGACGCTGGCCGCCGCGCTCGCGCTGCGCAACCGCCGCCGGGTCATCCGGTACCCCGAAGAGAGGCCCATCATTGGCTGA